In Anaerostipes hadrus ATCC 29173 = JCM 17467, a single genomic region encodes these proteins:
- a CDS encoding DUF4446 family protein: MTDFFNSVGMEYVVIGLAAALLLALILVIVALVKVGKLKKRYEKFLSGKDGKSLEESIVKRFDKLNEIIVEQDFLEQEIQRIDEEHKSSFSKMEVYKYNAFSDMGGETSFVIALLDHNNNGTLLNGMSSQNATYVYAKEIRNGASKVALSNEEKLTLEKCINK, from the coding sequence ATGACAGATTTTTTTAACAGTGTAGGCATGGAATATGTAGTGATTGGTCTTGCAGCAGCATTACTTTTAGCACTGATTCTTGTGATCGTTGCTTTAGTAAAAGTTGGGAAATTAAAAAAACGATATGAAAAGTTTTTATCTGGGAAAGATGGAAAATCGTTAGAGGAAAGTATCGTTAAAAGATTTGATAAATTAAATGAGATCATTGTGGAACAAGACTTTCTTGAACAGGAAATACAGAGAATTGACGAAGAGCATAAGAGTAGTTTTTCTAAGATGGAAGTCTATAAATATAATGCATTTTCTGATATGGGTGGAGAAACAAGCTTTGTAATCGCATTACTTGACCATAATAATAATGGAACACTTTTAAATGGAATGAGCAGTCAGAATGCAACTTATGTCTATGCAAAAGAAATTAGAAATGGTGCTTCAAAAGTAGCATTATCAAATGAGGAAAAATTGACATTAGAAAAATGTATCAATAAATAA
- a CDS encoding ParB/RepB/Spo0J family partition protein, producing the protein MSAKKMGLGRGLNTLIPKAPIVDEEDVEQVKKKVSRSSKTKKKEETKKELTLPIDKIEPNPDQPRNQFDEDTLQELADSIKQYGMLQPILVTPKDDFYEIIAGERRWRAAKQAGLNEVPVMIRKYNENEIVEIALIENIQRDNLNPIEEAMAYKRLMEEFELKQDEVATKVSKSRASITNSLRLLKLDPRVQKMLEEEMISTGHARALLAISNKDKQYEIAQKVFDEKLSVRDIEKLVKDLKKIKKNKKEEKDVHDFLYTELEESMKQILGSKVSIKNKKNNKGKIEIEYYSRDELERIVDMIRSI; encoded by the coding sequence ATGTCAGCAAAAAAAATGGGACTTGGAAGAGGTTTAAATACGCTGATTCCAAAAGCACCAATCGTTGACGAAGAAGACGTTGAGCAGGTAAAGAAAAAAGTTTCGAGATCGTCGAAAACAAAGAAAAAAGAAGAAACGAAAAAGGAACTTACTTTGCCAATCGATAAGATTGAGCCGAATCCAGATCAACCAAGAAATCAGTTTGATGAGGATACGTTGCAGGAACTTGCAGATTCTATTAAACAGTATGGAATGTTACAGCCAATCCTCGTTACTCCAAAGGATGATTTCTATGAGATCATTGCAGGGGAGAGAAGATGGAGAGCTGCAAAACAGGCAGGATTGAATGAAGTTCCAGTTATGATCAGAAAATACAATGAAAATGAAATTGTAGAAATTGCACTGATTGAAAACATTCAGAGAGATAACTTAAATCCAATCGAAGAAGCAATGGCTTATAAGCGATTGATGGAAGAGTTTGAATTAAAACAGGATGAAGTTGCGACGAAAGTAAGTAAGAGTCGTGCATCAATTACCAACTCATTAAGACTTTTAAAACTAGATCCAAGAGTACAGAAGATGCTAGAGGAAGAGATGATCAGCACAGGACATGCAAGAGCTTTATTAGCAATCTCAAATAAGGATAAACAATATGAAATTGCTCAGAAAGTTTTTGATGAAAAATTAAGTGTTAGAGACATTGAAAAGCTGGTAAAAGATCTGAAGAAAATCAAAAAAAATAAAAAAGAAGAAAAAGATGTTCATGATTTCCTTTACACTGAATTAGAAGAATCTATGAAACAGATTTTAGGAAGTAAAGTCAGTATCAAAAATAAGAAGAATAATAAAGGAAAAATAGAAATTGAGTATTATTCACGCGATGAGTTAGAACGTATCGTGGATATGATCAGATCAATTTAG
- a CDS encoding ParA family protein, with the protein MGRIIAIANQKGGVGKTTTAVNLSAALAARGKKTLLVDMDPQGNTTSGLGLEKNELDKTTYEVITGEEKIQNCIVKDLFDNLSLLPANRNLAGAEIELMTVDKMQFIMKHNLEKVKKQYDFIIIDCPPALGMLTVNAMTAANTVIVPIQCEFYALDGLTQLIYTIELIQKSLNPDLTIEGVVFTMYDARTNLSLQVVENVKSYLNQNIYKTIIPRNVRLAEAPSHGLPINLYDPRSSGAESYDLLAEEVIENGGEN; encoded by the coding sequence ATGGGAAGAATTATTGCAATTGCCAACCAGAAAGGTGGAGTTGGGAAGACAACGACAGCGGTAAATCTTTCGGCAGCATTAGCTGCAAGAGGAAAAAAGACTTTACTCGTTGATATGGACCCACAGGGGAATACCACCAGTGGCTTGGGATTAGAAAAAAACGAGCTGGATAAGACAACTTATGAGGTGATCACAGGAGAAGAGAAGATACAGAATTGTATCGTTAAAGACTTGTTTGATAATTTATCCTTACTTCCAGCAAATCGAAATCTGGCCGGAGCCGAGATCGAATTGATGACCGTTGATAAGATGCAGTTCATCATGAAACATAATCTTGAGAAAGTAAAGAAACAATATGATTTCATAATTATTGACTGTCCGCCAGCATTGGGAATGCTAACGGTTAATGCGATGACAGCAGCGAATACAGTGATCGTTCCAATTCAATGTGAATTTTATGCATTAGATGGATTAACTCAGTTGATCTATACGATTGAATTGATTCAGAAGAGTTTGAATCCAGATCTTACAATAGAGGGTGTTGTATTTACAATGTATGATGCCAGAACAAATCTGTCATTGCAGGTTGTTGAGAATGTAAAATCATATTTGAATCAGAATATTTACAAAACGATCATCCCAAGAAATGTACGTCTGGCAGAAGCACCAAGTCATGGACTTCCAATCAATTTGTATGACCCTCGTTCTTCAGGAGCAGAAAGTTACGACCTTCTGGCAGAAGAAGTTATCGAAAATGGAGGTGAAAATTAA
- the argS gene encoding arginine--tRNA ligase: MRNKVIDLLDQTIEELDKETIDGILEIPPKDDMGDFAFPCFQLAKVFRKAPNMIATEIAEKIPASEDVSKVEAMGPYVNFFLNKENYVKEVLAKVNGTYGAQEIGKGKTVCIDYSSPNIAKNFHVGHLRTTIIGNSLYHIFDKLGYKVERINHLGDWGTQFGKLIVAYKKWGSKEAVEEKGIPELLRIYVKFHEEAEKDDTLNDQAREWFAKMEQGDEEALSIWEWFKDISMVEYKRIYKMLNMDFDHYTGESFYRDKTAAVVEELKEKNLLKESEGAMIVDLDEYDMAPCLVMKKDGSSIYATRDLAAIFYRKKEYNFDKCIYVTGLEQKLHFAQVFKVVELMGYEWAKENLIHVPYGLVSLEGGKLSTRSGNIVYAEDILKESVSKIREIIAEKNPDLKDKEDVAQKVGIGAIIFNDLYNQRIKDVTFTWEKIHSFDGETGPYVQYTYARAASVLRKTGITEVGEIDPSLVTDETSVALLKEIERFPEVIKVAADRLEPSVISRYVMGVAQSFNRFYHENQCNVEDQKLKEARVKIVILAKQVIKDGLDLLGIQCPEQM, translated from the coding sequence ATGAGAAATAAAGTTATTGATCTACTAGATCAAACAATTGAAGAATTAGATAAAGAAACAATTGATGGGATTCTTGAAATACCACCAAAAGATGATATGGGAGATTTTGCATTTCCATGTTTTCAGTTAGCAAAAGTATTTCGTAAAGCTCCGAATATGATCGCAACAGAGATTGCAGAAAAGATTCCTGCAAGTGAAGATGTATCAAAAGTAGAAGCAATGGGACCATATGTAAACTTCTTCTTGAATAAAGAGAATTATGTAAAAGAAGTACTGGCAAAGGTAAACGGTACTTATGGTGCACAGGAAATTGGAAAAGGAAAAACAGTATGTATCGATTATTCTTCTCCAAACATTGCAAAGAACTTCCACGTTGGACATTTAAGAACAACGATTATTGGAAACTCTTTATATCATATTTTTGATAAGCTTGGATATAAGGTAGAAAGAATTAATCACTTAGGTGATTGGGGAACACAGTTTGGTAAACTGATCGTTGCATATAAAAAATGGGGCAGTAAAGAAGCTGTAGAAGAAAAAGGTATTCCAGAGTTATTAAGAATCTACGTAAAATTCCATGAGGAAGCAGAGAAAGATGATACATTAAATGATCAGGCACGTGAATGGTTTGCGAAGATGGAACAAGGAGATGAAGAAGCTTTATCTATCTGGGAATGGTTCAAAGATATCAGTATGGTAGAATATAAGAGAATTTATAAGATGCTGAATATGGATTTTGATCATTATACAGGAGAAAGTTTCTATCGTGATAAGACAGCAGCAGTTGTAGAAGAATTAAAAGAAAAGAATCTGCTAAAAGAAAGTGAAGGAGCAATGATCGTTGATCTTGATGAATATGATATGGCTCCTTGTCTGGTTATGAAGAAAGACGGAAGCAGTATTTATGCAACTCGTGATCTTGCTGCTATTTTCTATCGTAAGAAAGAATATAACTTTGATAAATGTATTTATGTTACAGGATTAGAGCAGAAATTACATTTTGCTCAAGTATTTAAAGTTGTTGAGTTAATGGGATATGAATGGGCTAAAGAAAACTTAATTCATGTACCTTATGGATTAGTAAGTTTAGAAGGTGGAAAACTTTCTACAAGAAGTGGTAACATCGTATATGCAGAAGATATCTTAAAAGAATCAGTATCTAAGATCAGAGAAATTATTGCAGAGAAGAATCCAGATCTGAAGGATAAAGAGGATGTTGCACAGAAAGTTGGAATCGGAGCAATTATCTTTAATGACCTATATAATCAGAGAATTAAAGATGTAACATTTACATGGGAGAAGATACACAGCTTTGATGGGGAAACAGGTCCTTATGTTCAGTACACATATGCACGTGCGGCAAGTGTATTAAGAAAAACAGGAATCACAGAAGTTGGAGAGATCGATCCATCTTTAGTAACAGATGAAACATCTGTTGCATTATTAAAAGAGATTGAAAGATTCCCTGAAGTGATCAAGGTGGCAGCAGATAGATTAGAACCATCTGTAATCTCAAGATATGTAATGGGAGTAGCTCAAAGTTTTAACCGTTTCTATCATGAAAACCAGTGTAATGTGGAAGATCAGAAGTTAAAAGAAGCGAGAGTTAAGATTGTGATCTTAGCAAAACAAGTAATTAAAGATGGTTTGGATCTGTTAGGAATTCAGTGTCCTGAACAAATGTAA
- the rsmG gene encoding 16S rRNA (guanine(527)-N(7))-methyltransferase RsmG: MERLREKAAAFGIKLSDHQLEQFETYYEMLVEKNKVMNLTAITEKNEVIDKHFADSLALIKSGVSLTGQKILDIGTGAGFPGIPLKIAFPELEIVLLDSLNKRIKFLNEVIEALGLEKITAIHGRAEDFAKQKEYREQFDYVVSRAVANLTVLSEYCLPYVKEDGYFLPYKSGDIKEEAANSKKAVKILGGSIEDIISFEIPDTDMARTILKIHKTKATPKRFPRKAGLPTKEPIC; this comes from the coding sequence ATGGAGAGATTAAGAGAAAAAGCAGCTGCATTTGGAATTAAATTGAGCGATCATCAGTTAGAGCAGTTTGAAACATACTATGAGATGCTTGTTGAGAAGAATAAAGTGATGAATCTGACAGCAATCACAGAGAAGAATGAAGTGATCGATAAACACTTTGCTGATAGTCTTGCATTGATCAAGAGTGGAGTTTCTTTAACTGGTCAGAAAATTCTTGATATTGGAACAGGTGCGGGATTTCCAGGAATTCCATTAAAGATCGCATTTCCAGAATTAGAGATTGTGTTACTGGATTCTTTAAATAAGCGTATTAAATTCTTAAATGAAGTGATAGAAGCACTTGGACTTGAAAAGATTACAGCAATTCATGGAAGAGCGGAAGATTTTGCAAAACAAAAGGAATATAGAGAACAATTTGATTATGTTGTTTCAAGGGCTGTTGCCAATCTGACAGTTTTATCAGAATATTGTCTTCCTTATGTAAAAGAGGATGGATATTTTCTGCCATATAAATCAGGAGATATTAAAGAGGAAGCAGCAAATTCAAAGAAAGCAGTGAAAATTTTAGGCGGCAGCATTGAGGATATTATTTCTTTTGAGATTCCGGATACGGATATGGCGAGAACGATCTTAAAGATTCATAAGACAAAAGCAACACCAAAACGTTTTCCGAGAAAAGCAGGATTGCCGACAAAAGAACCGATTTGCTAG
- the mnmG gene encoding tRNA uridine-5-carboxymethylaminomethyl(34) synthesis enzyme MnmG, with protein MNNLEEKYDIIVVGAGHAGCEAALAAARMGFETICFTVSMDSVALMPCNPNIGGSSKGHLVKEIDALGGEMGKNIDKTYLQSKMLNKSKGPAVHSLRAQADKKMYSISMTQVMGNTPNLTLRQGEVTEILVEDGKIKGVKTYSGAVYYAKAVVLTTGTYLKARCIYGEVSNHTGPNGLQAANYLTDSLKSHGISMRRFKTGTPARIDKNTIDFSKMAEQFGDERIVPFSFTNKEEDIKRDQISCWLTYTTEETHEIIKENIHRSPLFSGAIEGTGPRYCPSIEDKIVKFPDKNRHQVFIEPEGEYTNEMYVGGMSSSLPEDVQYKMYHSVPGLENAKIVRNAYAIEYDCIDATQLKASLEFKEIDGLFSGGQFNGSSGYEEAAAQGLMAGINAARKLQEKDPIILDRSQAYIGVLIDDLVTKETQEPYRMMTSRAEYRLLLRQDNADLRLTKIGYEAGLISQERYDKLLVKEQQIEDEMKRLEDINVGASKNVQSLLEELGSTTLKSSAKMTELIRRPELTYMDLAPIDPERPEYDLDVQEQVNINIKYEGYIKRQLSQVKQFKKMEKKRIPEDIDYEDVGSLRIEAKQKLSKIRPSSIGQASRISGVSPADISVLLIYLEQMHHRR; from the coding sequence ATGAATAATTTAGAAGAAAAATATGATATTATTGTTGTAGGTGCAGGTCATGCCGGATGCGAAGCTGCACTTGCAGCAGCCAGAATGGGATTTGAAACGATTTGTTTTACAGTAAGCATGGATAGTGTTGCATTGATGCCATGTAATCCCAATATTGGAGGAAGTTCCAAAGGACATCTGGTAAAAGAAATTGATGCATTGGGCGGTGAGATGGGTAAAAATATTGATAAGACTTATCTACAGTCTAAGATGTTGAATAAATCGAAAGGGCCGGCAGTGCATTCTTTAAGAGCACAGGCAGATAAGAAGATGTATTCTATTTCCATGACACAGGTGATGGGAAATACACCAAATCTTACACTTCGTCAGGGCGAAGTTACAGAGATTCTTGTTGAAGATGGGAAGATCAAAGGTGTTAAGACATATTCAGGAGCTGTTTACTATGCAAAAGCTGTTGTCTTAACGACAGGAACATATTTAAAGGCGCGCTGTATTTATGGAGAAGTCAGCAATCATACAGGACCAAATGGACTTCAGGCAGCAAATTACCTGACAGATTCCTTGAAGAGTCATGGAATCTCCATGAGACGATTTAAGACAGGGACACCAGCCAGAATTGATAAGAATACGATTGATTTTTCTAAGATGGCAGAACAGTTTGGAGACGAGAGAATTGTTCCATTCAGTTTTACAAATAAGGAAGAAGATATTAAGAGAGATCAGATTTCCTGTTGGTTAACTTATACGACGGAAGAAACACATGAGATCATTAAAGAAAATATTCACAGATCACCGTTATTTTCTGGTGCAATTGAAGGAACAGGACCTAGATACTGCCCATCGATCGAAGATAAGATCGTGAAATTTCCAGATAAGAATAGACATCAGGTATTTATTGAGCCAGAGGGCGAATACACGAATGAGATGTATGTTGGTGGTATGTCAAGCTCGTTGCCGGAAGATGTACAGTATAAGATGTATCACAGTGTGCCAGGATTAGAGAATGCTAAGATTGTGAGAAATGCTTATGCAATTGAATATGATTGTATTGATGCGACACAGCTAAAAGCTTCATTGGAATTTAAAGAGATTGACGGGTTATTTTCTGGTGGGCAGTTTAATGGAAGTTCAGGATATGAAGAGGCAGCAGCACAAGGTCTGATGGCAGGTATCAATGCTGCACGCAAACTGCAAGAAAAAGATCCAATTATTTTAGATCGTTCACAGGCTTATATTGGAGTTTTGATCGACGATCTGGTAACAAAAGAAACACAGGAACCATATCGTATGATGACATCAAGAGCAGAATATCGATTGTTGCTTCGTCAGGATAATGCCGATCTTCGTCTGACCAAGATCGGATATGAAGCAGGACTGATCAGTCAGGAAAGATATGATAAATTATTAGTAAAAGAACAGCAGATCGAAGATGAGATGAAACGACTAGAGGATATTAATGTGGGTGCGTCTAAAAATGTGCAGTCATTACTTGAAGAGCTTGGAAGTACAACATTAAAATCATCTGCTAAAATGACAGAACTGATCCGTCGACCGGAGCTTACTTATATGGATTTGGCACCAATCGATCCAGAGAGACCAGAGTATGATCTGGATGTTCAGGAACAGGTAAATATTAATATTAAATATGAAGGATATATCAAACGCCAGCTGTCACAGGTAAAACAGTTTAAGAAGATGGAAAAGAAGAGAATTCCGGAAGATATTGATTACGAAGATGTTGGAAGCTTACGAATTGAAGCGAAACAAAAGTTATCAAAGATCCGCCCATCTTCCATCGGACAGGCATCTAGAATTTCAGGAGTATCACCAGCGGATATTTCTGTATTACTGATTTATCTGGAACAGATGCACCACAGGAGATAA